A DNA window from Desulfobotulus mexicanus contains the following coding sequences:
- a CDS encoding transposase: MIYVKDHKQYDMFSPFEHLGPKRLALLESSWAHLFREEILHRLPVKKLFHLFDDGKGRPTKELHAMLGLVLLQQMEDLTDDQAIRQYALNIEWHYALNITDPSDSSCYVAHRTLWGLRDKIXQLGLEQALFENISETLQXLFSLDTSKQRLDSVHIFSNMAHLGRIRLFVRTHRKFLINLKRHHPDLYHSLDELATRYEAKNDGLFAVKPSDASRTLEQLGNDCFLLVERFKDHEAVASMASYKLLVRMFXEQCVVEKNDDTTKVVIKPSKEVSSQSLQNPSDPDATYCGHKGKGFQVQVMETYSPD; this comes from the coding sequence ATGATCTACGTTAAAGATCACAAACAGTACGACATGTTCAGCCCGTTTGAGCATCTTGGTCCAAAGAGGCTGGCTCTTCTGGAGTCATCATGGGCGCATCTGTTTCGTGAAGAAATCCTCCACAGACTTCCGGTCAAGAAACTGTTTCATCTCTTTGACGACGGGAAGGGTCGGCCTACCAAGGAACTCCATGCCATGCTCGGACTTGTTTTGTTACAGCAGATGGAGGATCTGACTGATGATCAGGCGATTCGGCAATATGCCCTTAATATCGAGTGGCACTATGCACTGAACATTACMGACCCTTCCGACTCCAGCTGCTATGTGGCTCACCGAACCCTTTGGGGCCTGAGGGATAAAATCGSGCAGCTTGGGCTTGAACAGGCACTTTTTGAAAATATCTCAGAGACACTGCAAAAWTTGTTCAGTCTGGATACATCAAAACAGCGCCTGGATTCGGTGCATATCTTTTCCAACATGGCCCACCTGGGACGGATCCGTTTATTTGTCAGAACTCACCGGAAGTTTCTCATCAATCTCAAACGACACCATCCTGATCTTTACCATTCCCTTGATGAGCTTGCCACCCGCTATGAAGCAAAAAATGATGGTCTGTTTGCTGTCAAGCCCAGCGATGCATCCCGCACCCTTGAGCAACTTGGCAACGACTGCTTTCTTCTGGTGGAACGGTTCAAAGATCATGAAGCCGTTGCTTCCATGGCCTCTTATAAGCTTTTGGTGCGGATGTTCRGCGAGCAATGTGTAGTCGAAAAGAATGATGACACCACGAAGGTGGTTATCAAACCCAGTAAAGAGGTATCGTCCCAGTCACTGCAAAACCCATCCGATCCGGATGCCACCTACTGCGGTCATAAGGGTAAAGGGTTCCAGGTACAGGTCATGGAGACCTACTCACCGGACA
- a CDS encoding winged helix-turn-helix domain-containing protein, with the protein MKKQDARKLDHKTREAIRIRAVQQIESGESPEVIARALGYHRSAIYQWIAKYRKGGLDALKTKPIPGRPVKFHTKDFDELFWKIADKNPMDYGFPFALWTREMIREFIKKEFDVSISNATVGRLLKKIGFSPQKPLKKA; encoded by the coding sequence ATGAAAAAACAAGACGCTAGAAAACTCGATCATAAGACCCGTGAGGCTATCCGTATACGCGCTGTCCAGCAGATCGAATCGGGTGAAAGCCCAGAGGTTATCGCCAGGGCTCTGGGTTACCATCGATCCGCAATTTACCAGTGGATAGCCAAATACCGCAAAGGCGGCCTTGACGCTTTAAAGACGAAACCGATTCCAGGTCGGCCCGTTAAGTTCCATACCAAAGATTTTGATGAGCTTTTCTGGAAGATTGCGGATAAAAATCCTATGGACTACGGATTTCCATTTGCTCTGTGGACCCGTGAAATGATTCGGGAGTTTATCAAAAAGGAGTTCGATGTTTCCATAAGTAATGCCACTGTCGGTCGTCTTTTGAAAAAAATTGGTTTTTCGCCACAGAAGCCTTTAAAAAAAGCCTGA
- a CDS encoding Arm DNA-binding domain-containing protein, whose amino-acid sequence MEFCFFCESIIYDTEITGFVLEVRHTGTKTYYLKYRNKRKEQRQYKIGDEKSLTFTKASQAARKIRSRVVIGEDPVDDRKQLCKMMTLEAFVQSRYIPFVQGYNLDSLLICIPTTLNAVLIFCVRT is encoded by the coding sequence ATGGAATTTTGTTTTTTTTGCGAGTCCATCATCTATGATACCGAGATCACGGGCTTTGTGCTGGAAGTCCGGCATACGGGAACCAAGACCTATTACCTGAAGTACAGGAATAAGCGTAAGGAGCAGCGTCAATACAAGATAGGGGATGAGAAGTCCCTGACCTTCACCAAGGCCAGTCAGGCTGCCAGAAAGATTCGTTCACGGGTGGTCATAGGGGAAGACCCTGTAGATGACAGAAAGCAGTTGTGTAAGATGATGACCCTGGAAGCCTTCGTTCAGAGTCGCTACATTCCTTTTGTGCAAGGTTATAACCTCGATTCCCTGTTGATTTGTATACCTACAACGCTTAATGCCGTGCTGATATTTTGCGTAAGAACCTGA